AAATCTTGGTAAAATATGAGTGGAATAAATGCGCATTCTGATTGAGTATATCAGAttaaaaaccaaaatcagaGGTTGTGATTCAATCCTCGAAAAAAAGCGACGTCACAGCACGAGCACGATCGTGTGGGGTGCATGCATTTCATTATAACCCCACATCGGCGGCAGAAGTTTCAAATATAAAAGCTCTATGAGACCGCCTTGGgaaccttttttttatcttccAGGTTTTCATTTTAAATATTGAGCTTCGTAGTCGTTGCACCTAACTCAATTAGAAGAATTGAATACTAGGGACAAATAATACTGTAGAAATGGGTCAAGTCAAGACATTAGAAGACCTCCCGTCTTACAACCAGCTTCCAAACAAACAGAGATTTTGGGAGTGGGGGCCACCTGGTTCTCACGAAGAAGGTCTGGGTAAACAAAACCTGTTGACACCTGAACATGTGGCTAAAAGTGCCAAATCCGAAATCAAAACTGGAGATAGAATTGGACTGGGATGGGAAATGCATAAACTCGAGTATCCTGCGTTTGGCAGAAAGCACTTCGACTTGAAGATTGATGCTCGTTCTGAATTCTCACTTGACGACATTTATGAGTTCAATCCACAACAATCGTCTCAATGGGACGGATTCAGGCACTATCAGCAGCCAGTTGCATTCTCTGGCGCTGATGAAGACAAGCAAAAGGGGAAAGTCGATGGACTATGGTTTGGAGGTGCCAGTAGATCTGAGATTACTGAAAAAGGGTCAACTCGGATTGGTGTACACCATTGGGCCCAGCAGGGTATTGTTGGCCGAGGAGTCCTTATTGACTATGCTACTTATGCTGAAGAAAAAGGGATTAAGTATTCATGCTTCGAGCCCAATATCATCACCCATGCGGACTTGCAAGGAGCTATTAAACGATTCAATGTGGACATTCAACCAGCAGATATCGTTTTCATCCGTATTGGCCTTCCTAGAGAATGGGATAAGTACTCggatgaagagaagaaagccATTCAGGAGCGACCTCCTGAGTTCATGGGTCTGGAGCCCAGCCAGGACAACCTGAGCTGGATCTGGGACAATCACTTCCCTGCCGTGGCCTCAGATGCCATTGCACTCGAAGTACTTCCCAAAGGTGGCTATCCCAACGGTCTACCCATGCACCAACACCTCCTAGCGGGCTGGGGAGTCACCATTGGTGAAATTTTTAACCTCGAACCGCTCGCGGAGCTCTGCAAGAAACTCAACCGCTACTCCTTCTTCGTGGCCTCGGTCCCACTCAACGCTGTCGGTGCGGTATCTACACCTCCTAATGCAGTAGCTATCTTTTAAATACAGTCAATTTCGTGTGAacggtctgcctccggcggatggggctccgccccagaccctggttgctcctctcgctgcgctcgagtcgggcgtcgggctCCCCCCTGGCAGTGGATTATTAGCGGAATAACAAGCAGTTATCAGATGGGTCCGTCAGAAAACTGGTCCTGTTAAGGGAATCtactattttttttccgcGGAAGGTGTTCCTGACGGCCGTTTCGGGCAGCGATCTGAGATGCAGCGATGTGCCTGATCGTCAGGCACGCCAGGACCCTgacgccccgactcgagcgcagcgagaggagcaaccagggtctggggcggagccccagccgccggaggcacacctcCTCCCGAAATATCCCCTCGGAAGCCCAAAAATCCAGAAACGGCCCGGAAAAAAACCGGGTCGCAGTTTGCCCCGGTATAGCGTTCAAGCGAGAAGGATAAGTTCACCGCCGCAGACGGTATTTCAGACAGACGCAGCTGGGATTAGAGTTAGAATACAGAGAGTACGCGTGGATCTGGTTAGTAATTgcagcaccagaaacagTAGCGTTGACAGAGGGTGTGGAATCGGTTGTTAGTTGTTTGCCTCGTTGTCTGCTGAATCAATTGTAAGTGAATTTTTAGTGGCTTGAAAAGTGTGTCGAAAGATCGAGCGATCAGACCGCTTCTTGGATAGCATTTCGGTCCGATTGTGGGTTGTAGATTAGCAGGTAACGGGGATATTTCTCGGTTTGTGGGCCGATGGAGTATTATCAAGTGTGCTGGCAGCTTTGAATCTGGAACTGGGAACCGGAAGGTAATGAGATGCCGGGCTTACTAACATGAATAGCGAGAATCACCATGTACGGACAGCAGCATtcgcagcagcatccacaGCAGGAGCATCCACAGCAGGGGTATCAACAGGGGTATCAACAGGGGTATCAACAGAGGTATCCACAGgagtatcagcagcagtatcaACAGGAGTATCAAGAAGGGTATCAGCAAGAGTATCAGCAAGAGtatcagtatcaacagcCAAATGTGTCTGATAGATACCAACAACCACTGCCTCTGCCGGGACAGAGGCATCCAGAGCTACAGTCTCAGAGTCCGGGATATGGCGGTCAAAGATATGGATATAGAGGTGAGAAAGAGGCAGCTGTAAATGGTAATGGTATCGGAAATGGACCACCTCTTCCGCCAAAACCATATCAGGCCAATGATGATGGTCTCGTTCGGTTAAATCAGGCCATGAGCGGAGTCAGGCTGGTAGGACCACGGCAACCGACGACTGGTCAGGGCTTTGGCAACTACAACGATTACACTAGTAATAATAGCAATACCGatagtggtagtagtaataTCGGGCGTGGTAAAAGTTATTCTGATGAATATGGAGGCAGTGGTAGTGCTAATGGATTCTCAGCGGTGACAGAATTTGCGGATAGAAGACCGACTTTCCATCCTTCAGGACCCAGATCCCCTCCACGAACAGGCTCTCCAACGAGAAACTCGTACCAGACAACCCCTGGAAATCTGTATAGCACCCAAACGGACGGTagtactgctgctacttaTGGATATTCACAGCCACTAGCACCACAAGTGCCATCTCAAGTACCACCACTAgtaccaccagtaccagtactTCAAGCGCCAACAACAGAGTTTCGACACAGCAACCCTACAAACACATTTGATCTGAGCACGCCATCCAGATACGATATAGTAGGGGGTACTGGATCGATAAGACCACGATTGCACTTGGATCCACAGCCATCAACACCTCCATCACAACACTATTCTCATCCTCAACAAACTCCTCCATCTCAAGGCTATGTT
The Sugiyamaella lignohabitans strain CBS 10342 chromosome A, complete sequence genome window above contains:
- a CDS encoding Pc12g14970, with product MGQVKTLEDLPSYNQLPNKQRFWEWGPPGSHEEGLGKQNLLTPEHVAKSAKSEIKTGDRIGLGWEMHKLEYPAFGRKHFDLKIDARSEFSLDDIYEFNPQQSSQWDGFRHYQQPVAFSGADEDKQKGKVDGLWFGGASRSEITEKGSTRIGVHHWAQQGIVGRGVLIDYATYAEEKGIKYSCFEPNIITHADLQGAIKRFNVDIQPADIVFIRIGLPREWDKYSDEEKKAIQERPPEFMGLEPSQDNLSWIWDNHFPAVASDAIALEVLPKGGYPNGLPMHQHLLAGWGVTIGEIFNLEPLAELCKKLNRYSFFVASVPLNAVGAVSTPPNAVAIF